A window of Gossypium raimondii isolate GPD5lz chromosome 7, ASM2569854v1, whole genome shotgun sequence genomic DNA:
aaataaacatttttggGCTTTTTTTATCTTTGGGCCTTGGTGGCTGCACCTCAAAAATAGCCCCCAAAGTCGACCctaaaaatagtaacaaaactaacaataaaataatatttatacaatattcaaataatacaaaatagTAGTagcataatagtgaaatgacagCAAAACAGTAGTAAAACAGCATCAAAACAATGGAAACAGCAGCAAGTTTTATGTTTACAAATTTGGGTCAGACTAGACCCGAGCCAACAAAACCTTACCCGAAATTTGacccatttaaaaattaaaccttattttttttgtctaaactcatttttcaaactTACATGTTTATCAAACCCATCCACTTTTGAGCTTGGACACCATAAACTGGTCTAGGCAGATATATAGCTTCATATTATAATGAAGCTCAATCAATCTGATCAAAACAAGAAGCAACaaggtttaaattttgataataaatacATTTTCAATCACATAGCGTTTACCATATCATTGTGCAGACTAGAAACCCTAACCAACAAATTATCATCACTGATTGTCATGAACTAGAAACCATGACGTATACAATAGACTCccaactttaaaattaaatgcaGAAAACGCCATTAAAGAACAAACCAAACAGGCAAAAGCTACTACTTAATGTTAGAGCATCTCCTCAAGTGATCAAACGGATAAGATACGCTTTGTGAACTCATCCAAGGAGCTCGATGAAGAGCCGCCTTCTCTTAGACAAAGTTCTGTTTTCCCCTTAAATTCCATAGCTTTATTTCTCATCTCCTTTCCTTCTATATTGACTAGTAGTGTTTTTATAGCTCCTTTTATCTTTCCCCTCTCCAATTCATTCTCCAATTCCAGGCCTATCTTCCATATATAACAGATGTACCTCATGTTAAGAAACTGGTCCCCGAAACAAGGCCTGCATAACATCGGTACCCCTTCGGAGACACTCTCAAGTGTTGAATTCCATCCACAGTGAGTCCAAAATCCGCCCACTGCACAATGCGCCAACACCTCCTTTTGAGGTGCCCATTTGACGATGCAACCTCTGTCCCCAACTGTCTCTAGGAAACCATCTGGCAACAGCTCCGTGCCCTCGGACCCAAGAACCAAACCAGGCCTAATCACCCACAAAAATGGCTGTTCACTGTTGGCTAACCCCCAAGATATCTCAACAATGTCTTGCTTACTCAAGCTGGCCATGCTTCCAAAGCTGACATAGATAACAGATTTCGGGGCTTGCTTGTCGAGCCAAGAAATGCAGTCAGCTTCTTCCTGCAGTAATGAGCTGGAACTGGATGGAGCTAATTTGTGAAAAGGGCCAATTGTGAAAACTGGAACAGGAGAGTGTTCTCCAATCTTTGTCAGTGCTGCATGTTCAAGGAATTCTATTGAGTTGGCAATCATACCGGCCGATCTCTTCATTGCATTTAAGGAAGCAGCTCTCACCTCTGTCATGGCGTCCGTTGGACTCTTTGACATAGATGTAACCATTTGTGTAAGCTCAAGGGGTTGAAGCTCCGGTATTTGTCTGTCAAAGACGGACTCTATTACATTAAAAGGCATAAAGCTATTAATTAGAGGAAGTCACTGagaatatttgatttgattgattGATACCAGATAACTGAAAAGcagaaattttgaatttgccAGACATACCTTGCTCAATTTGAGGAATAACAGCAAAGAGTAACATTGCTGCAGCAGTGGGACGCATGCTAATGCCTGGTAAACCAAGATCATCGGCGACCGTTTGAGCGAAGTACATGAGACCATCATATATTACACCAGCAATACGTTCACAGGGATGCTCGTCATCCAACATTTGTTTCAAGCATTTCTTAAACGGTGCTGCACAGTTCTTGTTGAGAGCCAAAACCAAATTCATAAAATCCCCGGGTGAGAGGGACACTTTGGACTCAAGCAGCTTATCTGGGACGGATATGAAGGTGAATTGAGGATGGTTTGAAGGGTTTGGAGAGTTGAATTCAGGGTGAATTATGGTGATTGAGTAGCCTTTTGCATGAAATATAGTGGCTAGCTGGAGCATGGGATTTATATGGCCTTGAAATGGATATAAGACAAGCACCAACCTGCTGGAGTTTTCCGCTtgtttctccatttcttttgcTCTTGAGGGTTCAGCACCGCCAGGCTTCACGACAGtttaatggaaaagaaaacCCCAATCCGACCATTCATATCTAGAAAAGAAAACTGAGATGCTTGCTTGGATCTTTACATCGGTAGTTGTGTTTTACACGAAAGCGGTCTACCCGATTTGATTTGAAATGAGTTTGGTTGGTGGCTAATGAGCCACGACATAAtcttttgaaaatggaaatactATCCAGGAATCAATTAGCacggctaaatttgaaaaaaatgttgattttaaaaaatatttaagaaaatataggattgtttttaatatttaagaaaataggttaattaaagagaaaaataaataatatatttcagTGTTTTCAACATCCAATAGGGCACACTTAttgattttttgatatattaatcTTTTGGTTAAATGTTAGACTTTATCTTGTATCTTAAGTttaattcatctcttattcacatttttattttttattttatgttgtttcaagttttatttttattttaattaccaatttaaCATGTTTGCTCTTTTGATTAGATggttatataataattttattcttgaGTCCCAAGTTCAATACATCTTCTAagcacatttgtattttttaattttatgttacttcaagttttttattatttttaattaataaatatattgttttcaattttttattttaattcatctttttagttaataactcttttatttataaaataaaataattattgcctattatataataaaaatattttttataatattgatatttatcattatgttaaatatattttatttttaaaacatcaacaaattttttatatattttatatataatatttatatgtcaaatatttattttctccactTATATTAGTAGTATGatgatttctaatattataaaatcaaataattatttcaaatacacataaaaaatatataatactaaaactTAATACACTTATGAtatgaattgaaaaataaattttacacaTATAAGAATTatgtttactaaaaataattatatttgacaataattatttgattttataactaaaaattattaattaaaatgaattaatgtgttaaaaattattcaagGATAAAATCACTATTATTTGACCATCTAACTAAAGGAGCTAATgtgttaaaaatagtaattaaaaataaaagtaaagcttgaaacaaaatgaaataaaaatacaaatatgagTTGGAGAGGAATCAAACTCAAGACTCAAAGGCAAAATCACTAATATTTAACCGTCTAACCAAAGGAATTAATGTGTTAAAAAGTCAAAAAGTACGTCTAGTAAGATGCATTTTCCGTTTCCCTCACCAAAATCAGTATATTCCCCTAAATGTCAGAAAAATGATACATCTccctaaatattatttaaaatcatcttcttcttttttcaaatttaaccatatttgttacaaaaaaattagcatcatatttattattttataggcATACATTTCAAAATTGTATGCTTATGCGcctttaaaataacttataagaaaaaggaaacaatttgttgaaaataattttgattactttttaaaaaaaattaaattgagtgacaattataatgaaattatgttatgtttatgaCATAGGATACATCATTAAGGAAAATTCCTTGTGTAGAGAATTAAATATGGAAATTCAATGTCATCATCTTGATTTTCTTTGGAAACTTGCTTTGATTACTAAGAGTACCATATTATCGTAGAGAATTTCACATGTGgcatgatttaaattaaaagatgatgACTCTTAAGCAACTTAAGATTGTGCGAGCCGACACCATCATCAAAGATCACTTTGGTAAATGAGTGATTGGATCTTATAGGCATATCTCTTTTGACACTAATGTCCAAAGCAAAGTATCGACCCTCCATGATGGGTTGAGgcttatgaaaaaaataacattaGGAATATTGGGATCGAGTTGAACGCTATTGTGGTTATTTCGCTTATAACTAATGTTAGTTTGACTAAACATTACCTCTCTGCCATGATTCTAATGGATATATTGAGTGGAGAAGATAGAACCGAAGACGatattgaattaaacaacaGACTTCAAGGCGCGAGTGACATTTTCCAAAGAGAACTATTTGCCCCCACACAAAGTTGATAGAGGGTTAAGACAAAGGTCCTCCCAAGATACAACAAAGCTTTTGAATTTCCTTTGATTAGCAAAATCGAGGAATTCCCTAACTCTTACTCTAATTTCTGAAAATAGGATTGATTGTAATGATTTTGTGAGCACCATAGACCCTCTATTTATATGCACTTAATAGAAACTATTTTGAGGAGTCACAACCCTTCATGTTGGACATACTTCTTAGAAGAAATATGTCCCATTGAAATGTATCCATTGAATGATAAATCATCACTTTCTAAATTTGAATAAGCACtcatcaataattaaatttgcaATCTACAATTTCCAACAAATTCGTGATTGCAAGACTCTCTTGGAGAGGTTTGAGCAACACACATTCAAGGAGGGCAACAAATGTACGGGAAAGCTCTTGCTTGTTTGAAGAGAAATTTTCACCACTCTTCAAATATGGATGCTTACATTTTTGTGGCTTGCTTTGTATTTGTGATCCCCCCTTCGAACTATATAATACCTCTTATATGTAAGGAGGCTTGTGGAGTGTGTATGTTTTGTACTATTGAGGCAAGTTTTTGAAGTGACCAGCTAAGTGCCAATTAAAAGTGACCACTTTCATGATCCCTGTAACAACTtgatattttccaaatttaatgTTGGCAATTTATTGAAACAAATTTTAGCTTTGAATGATATTGATATTCTAGATATATGCAAGCTCAACTATGAAGTTCAATCCATTTAAAGTAACTTTCCTTGAAGATCGGATTGGTTTGGATCAAGAAATTAAATCCATTGAATTGTGGAGAACGGATCGAGGTCACGTTGAAGATaccattgaaaaatgaaacTTCAACAATAAGCTTTACATTGGTCTTTAgtaatatattgtattttataattaaagggTTGGATTGTAATTAATCTCTAATATATTGCAACTCTTTAAAACTTCTATATATTGAGAGacttttataagtttttatatagAGCATAGAAAGAACTTTATTGTTCATAGAGGAATGTATTTTGTGAGTGCAATTGAGAGTAAACAATTTGTGTTTACAACATAAATTCTCAGAGGGAGAATCTAGAGGTGAGTGATCTAGTCTTTAGGTATAAAAGTAAGGTTTTTAAACTAAAGGGTGTTAGGAAATGATTCACTTATTGGTGAAAAGATAGTGGATTTATTCATCGAGTCGGGCTCCACAAACATAGGAAAATCAACATAAACAATCCTTTGTGTCTTctatttagtctatttttatttgatcatcgtagttgtaacaccccaaattttctGGTATAGTAAGTGGCATTGTTCCAAGCGATACAataaaatttcgagaaatttCGAAAATGAGACTGTTGAGGGAACTTTTGGAGGAATTATAATAGGCTGTGGTTAGAAATTTATGAAGAAGATCACGGATGTAAAAATATGGAGAAATgaataaatagaaaagttgGAAATTTATGAGGACCAAAGTATAAAGTGATCAATTAGAGAAATTATAGATTGATAATGATTTGTTGATATTGAGATGACATGGGAGAGGTACTTGTATCAAGAAACGTGAGtttaggctaaattgaataaaataaaagtagaaggaccaagttacaaatttttatttttagcctaaaaggattaaaatgtaattttttatggtTGGATAGTATTATGAACCTTTATGGggttatatcaattttaaatgtGTTAAGTGTCATATTTGGTAGTAATAAAGTGAAGTGATACGAGAAAGAAACTAAAAGTACAAAATCTTCATTAAAGGATATTTGGATATGAGATATCAATACCATAACATATgagatattaataatcttaatCCACAAGACTTTCATGCTCAAATAATCAAAGTACACATGAAACTATTACTATATCATGAATACCTTACCTTACAATCTTAATTCTTCACATTATctatatttttctctctttgtaaaaatagattgtcagtaatgacaatatatcgcaaagaaaagagataaaattaaagaacacatagattttatgtgaaaaccctttcaaaaaaaaaaaccacagcAGAGGAGAAAAAAGTTCACTATGtctaattcaaataattataagaggagtagattatgtctatttataggcttgtaaaaccatattctaataggagtgtagtaagattgaaacaccttattctaatcaatataaaatagatGGGgtttaataaagtttaaaaaatcttattctaaaataaaataaaagaagaatagttttatagggattttacttttattttattttgccactgtattttatttaaataaggattcgggtcacttaattctaacaatctccatattgacacgaattctcaataaacacgttcttcatcgcgaactctcaacgaacaagttctccacctcttccataaaatcccttaagggtttaacttcaataaTGAACATCaatcaagtctaagcaatgctcaaacttgattataggaagtgacttagtcatcatatctgtaggattttcatgagtactaattttgctcacaacaatatcaccacgagcattaatatcacgaacaaaatggtaccgaacatcaatgtgttttgttctctcatgaaacatttgatcttttgtaaggaagatgtcACTCTAACtatcacaaaatactgtattgatttgaaggtcttcattgagttcactaaagagccctttcaaccaaatagcttctttacaagcctcagtaatctccatgtactcagcttcagtggtagacaaagcgactgtagtttgcaaagtggctttccaactgattgcacaacctccaattgtaaagacataacctgtaaGAGATCatattctatcaaggtctccagcaaaatcaacatcaacatacccaatgactccatctctagttcttccaaactgtaagaaaacatcagtagtacctcataagtatcttaaaatctaCTGAACTGCTTTTCAATGTTCTTTACCgagattcgccatgtatctgctaactgcactgactgcatatgataaatttggacgtgaacaaaccatagcatacatgaaaGATCCTACTGCACTaaagtatggaacatgtgacatgtattcaatctcatcatttgattgtggagacagccgatgaaagtttgaaatgggctactaaaggagtactaacggGCTTAACACTCTGCATATTTaacctgcaaagaactttctcaatatACCCCTTCTAACTTATGtacaatttacttatttttctatctctgagaatcttcataccaagtatcttctttgctggtcccaaatctttcatctcaaattcttcacttagttaggctttgacctttcttatctcttaTTTATCATTCGCtactatcaacatgtcatcaacataaatgagtagatacacaaaagaaccatcactgtttttcttaaagtaaacacaactatcaaagctacttcttttgaaatcattagaagtcataaaggaatcaaacctcttgtaccactgtcttggtgactgtttcaaaccgtaaagggaatttcagcaagcaaacattgTCCTCTTTTCCTGATACTATAAAACCATCTGGTTGTTGTATGTAAATATcatcctcaagttctccatgtaaaaatgcagtttttacatctaactgctcaaactccaaatcatgcatgaccaCAATACTAAGCAAAACTCAAAtcaaactatgcttcacaactaggagaacacatctgtgaagtccactcctagaatttgactgtaaccctttgcaacaagccttgctttatatctaggttcttcaactcctggagtcccctatttcttttttaaaacccatttacaacgaaaaatctttttacctttaggaagtttcacaagatctaatgttttttttgtggagtgattccatctcctcttgcatagcaaacatccacttttctgagtcttcacagctaaccgcctcaaaataattagatgactcttggtttgcatctatatcttcagctacatttaaagcataagcaactagatcagcctcggcatacCTCTtttgaggtttaatttctcttttagttttgtttttgaCAATAGAGTATTCTGGTGAAtaagcaactctattttgaatttttgtactggcttgagAAGTcaactctgttgtagattctagattaatctAATGTTCCGCCTgcttttaatttactttattgGAAGAGCCTTAAGaaataagttaggtagcatagcagtttcatcaaaaacatcttTGCTAATcataacttttctattttcaagacaccataacttataccattttacaccagctttataaccaagaaaaacacatttaatggatctcagttctaattttccattatcaacatgagcatacgtaggacacccaaagatcttcAACGGAATTACCAAACCATACCTCTtatggagtctttttctcaatagCAATAGATAGAGAttggttgatcaaaaaacatgcaatagaggctgcttcggcccaaaatgactttggtaagttggcatttacTGAATATTGAcctgaatttaaaaaatatcggtaaggtaatttgtttaatgaatttgaaatttttgttatttactgAATATTCACCTGAACATAAATGAATTCATCTATTGAAATTGTGGATAGTGCTTAGGTTTGTGTTAAGCTTTTGGTTGCATTATATCATGttgaatattaataatatacatTGACATGGTAATTGGTTAAAtagaaatatgcttatgttcataAAAAGGTGGTAAGATTCAAAAGGtgtaatttcttataaaatggtttatcatgttaTTAACCCCAAAtgagttatatacataaatgcactaacttgtgtattgatgatagTGATTAGGCTTATGTCAAGCTTGAGATTATGATTGATGTATATGCTTATGTCCggtattatacaaatgaaacggtaagtttataattgaaatgtgatgtGATGAAAAGGgattgatgagttgaataatGTACTTATAAATGAGAAATTACGCATGTTATGGTTGAACTTACCTAtgttatgaataaatacattaattagttaattgatattgttatttaagtttatatttagtaaatggaatggaaagtaagtaaatgaagTTATTCGTAGttttatgaaaaggttaatgatggtgtaaaatgttttagaaaatcttattatgttaggaatgaatatatatatatatgatgttgatagacttactcatttatgagttggtggttatgtagttgataaatcttgaggcattggtataattttatatttatcatataaagtttattattgaattggaatattatgtttaaagtttgtacgagcttactaagcatccATTGCTTATGTAGTTGTTTATcccttactttacagattatcgaaaGTTTGATCAGGTTGAAATctcgtcagagatctatcacactatccagcgattatatcggtaaattttgatgtcttggttaatgttataatggcatgtataggtggattatgtctaatgtttaattaatgagtttggtatatatatgtcattttggttgataattatggcatgaaatgttgcCTTGAATTTGATGTACTTAAGGTACTATTGGTATCTTGTTGGTTATGGTTAATATGATCAATTTGATGCATGTTTAGAAATAACCAAATTTGGTAAATGCTGTATCAATCTCAATATGGCCAAGACATGGTATGTTTTGGAGAAGTCTTGAATAGATGTGCATGACTGAAATATGGTATGCCTAATATGGTAAGGTTGCTATGTGTCAATTGTGTTATGTATTGGTATGAAAACAAATCAGTTGGTAAATGGTATAAATGTGGTCAAATGTGCtgagattatttttaatatagcATGGAAATAGTATTGAGATTAATTAGGTATGTATGGTTAAGGTTTGAACAAATATgctcatgtatatatataagttggtAACAAATCAGTTGGTAAATAGTATAAATGTGGTCAAATATGGTGAGATTATTTTTGATATAGCATGGAAATAGTATTGAGATTAATTAGGTATGTATGGTTAAGGTTTGAACTAATAtgcttatgtatatatataagtttgatGCTTGATGATTGAGGTgtcttttggcatattggttgtatgaacatTTGGTATGGAGATTAGTAATTCTTTGCATAATTTGAGTATGTTTAAACGCCTTGTATACATGTACAAATTTCTtgtaggttcatgcttgaaaggGGTgaaaaaaatggcttggaaGTGGTCATTTTcttgtccacacagcctaagacacgggcgtgtgtctcagtcatgtgtgacacacggccatgtgacacggtcgtgtgtcccctgtaatTTCTAAATGTTTCAAGTAAGCTAGTTACATGGCCCAGCACACAGCCtgacacacgagcgtgtgaggccatttcgagtgttacacggcctagcatacGGGCATGCGGCTTGGCCGTGTGGGACAAGTTGgtaagttacacgggcacagacacgggctgagacgcgaccatgtgtccctatttcaaatgttacacgacctgagacacgggcgtgtctcagtcgtgtgaaTCACACGACttagccacacggccgtgtgaaccctatagtttgaaatttttttttatctttttctataaaattataaatgtttctaatttagtcccaaattgtttctaaagtgattCTAAAGCCccgagggctcgaataagggacattatgcatgcgtttgaatgaattatgctatgatatatgaaatgtttaagaataaaagtttttaagTTATGGTTTCCCGGTAATGCTTAgtaaccctattccgacaatgaatacgagttaggggtgttataagTACTCTATCATTTAGACATGAAATCATAACTATTTCATGCATGGTGAACTACATTAGTGGATACTCATATACCTATACAATCTTATACATGCTTAGCATTCACAATCAGTAGAGACTATACATTATCACAAAACTGAACACAGATTTGTGCCAACTACACAACATCCCAGGAATGGAGTACAGGAACTCACTTGATGTTTCTCTGCCACcttattttagcttttccaAATGCTAGAGCTTTCATTCTCCTGGAAGCTAAGCAAGACAaccaaaatcataaattaaacttagCATTCTAGCTTAAAACTCAGTTTCCAAAAACATGCAGAACCTCTCAAAGGTTCTGAAAATTCTTAACTTTATTTCTTAATCCTACTAACACTGAAGGACTTAGAACCTTACCAATTCATTGGATTCTCTACTTTTATAACTCAAACCTCTTTATCGTCGCTCCATGCAGAGCTCTCTGTAATTATCTCTTCTTCGGAGCaaccaaagaaaaagatgaaaaagaaaacaaaacaaaacaaaatagaaaagaacTCACCCTGGAGATTTATTTCTCAGCTATTTATAGCCCTTTACGCATGATTATTAACCCTATAGAAACCATCTATTggtaatcattttgtctcccatTAACAAACCAATCGATTCTCATCCAACCACACTAGAATTGGAATTTAACTATATCCAAATCAGCCACTAAATTTTTCTTGACTTTCAGTAAAAACCATTAACTTTtggtttctttcaatttaacccccaATTATTCCAAATTTTCGAACTTAAAAAAACCGGGTGTGACAAGTATACATCTAACACAAatctgtttaaattttttaaattttccattcaAAAGGTTAGAGGATCATATTCTTATACCTATGTTTAGATATGCATTAATGTTAATTttcaattgtaacaccctatatcTGACCCGATTGCCGAGCTTGAATACTAAGACACTACACCACTGTCTCGCATCATGTTCTTCTTAAATCATCACGATATTACGGatgctgtttttttttatta
This region includes:
- the LOC105791704 gene encoding UDP-glucose iridoid glucosyltransferase, which encodes MEKQAENSSRLVLVLYPFQGHINPMLQLATIFHAKGYSITIIHPEFNSPNPSNHPQFTFISVPDKLLESKVSLSPGDFMNLVLALNKNCAAPFKKCLKQMLDDEHPCERIAGVIYDGLMYFAQTVADDLGLPGISMRPTAAAMLLFAVIPQIEQESVFDRQIPELQPLELTQMVTSMSKSPTDAMTEVRAASLNAMKRSAGMIANSIEFLEHAALTKIGEHSPVPVFTIGPFHKLAPSSSSSLLQEEADCISWLDKQAPKSVIYVSFGSMASLSKQDIVEISWGLANSEQPFLWVIRPGLVLGSEGTELLPDGFLETVGDRGCIVKWAPQKEVLAHCAVGGFWTHCGWNSTLESVSEGVPMLCRPCFGDQFLNMRYICYIWKIGLELENELERGKIKGAIKTLLVNIEGKEMRNKAMEFKGKTELCLREGGSSSSSLDEFTKRILSV